The following proteins come from a genomic window of Micromonospora echinofusca:
- a CDS encoding EcsC family protein translates to MTDSVPTDDQPVAGGPQPPAVVPAPTQEATEAPPLKLWDRMREDPQYAPEHLALEAVRRLGPEAAQWAARARAEQPGATAEALAEQAVRKFVNHARLSGAVSGAAGLPGAVIDVGVLAWTQARMVLHIAAAYGVDPLNGDRATDLLVLQKVHKVAESARLALGVAAGRERAGALFGSGGQNPLGKVMLRLGVRLAQMAGVRAAKRIFAKVVPGAAIVLGTWANSSATKDLAVRSRALYRQHGGPTVPEPRRP, encoded by the coding sequence GTGACCGATTCCGTGCCCACCGACGACCAGCCCGTCGCCGGGGGACCGCAGCCGCCGGCCGTGGTTCCGGCACCGACGCAGGAGGCCACCGAGGCGCCGCCGCTGAAGCTCTGGGACCGGATGCGGGAGGACCCGCAGTACGCCCCGGAGCACCTCGCCCTGGAGGCCGTACGCCGGCTGGGGCCGGAGGCGGCGCAGTGGGCCGCGCGGGCCCGGGCCGAGCAGCCCGGGGCCACCGCCGAGGCCCTGGCGGAGCAGGCGGTACGCAAGTTCGTCAACCACGCCCGCCTCTCCGGGGCGGTCTCGGGCGCCGCCGGGCTGCCCGGTGCCGTGATCGACGTGGGGGTGCTGGCCTGGACCCAGGCCCGGATGGTGCTGCACATCGCCGCCGCGTACGGCGTCGACCCGCTGAACGGCGACCGGGCCACCGACCTGCTGGTGTTGCAGAAGGTGCACAAGGTCGCCGAGAGCGCCCGGCTCGCGCTCGGGGTGGCGGCCGGCCGGGAGCGCGCCGGGGCTCTCTTCGGCAGCGGCGGGCAGAACCCGCTCGGCAAGGTGATGCTGCGCCTCGGCGTACGCCTGGCCCAGATGGCCGGGGTGCGCGCGGCGAAGCGGATCTTCGCCAAGGTGGTGCCCGGTGCGGCGATCGTCCTGGGCACGTGGGCCAACTCGTCGGCCACCAAGGACCTCGCGGTGCGTTCCCGCGCCCTCTACCGTCAGCACGGCGGACCCACCGTCCCCGAACCCCGCCGGCCCTGA
- the helR gene encoding RNA polymerase recycling motor ATPase HelR yields the protein MTASAFDLPDHLAAKADPTLIAADERHFAAVARSIEQSGTELSDRLDAERRAPGGKGRQAVDRDMEVRRLAARLRTLRRFGVDLCLGRMVRADDCAPVYVGRRGLTDGAGGRLLLDWRSPAAEPFFAATHANPMGLASRRRYRWTRGRITDYWDEVFTPDALAGHAATLDDQSAFIASLGASRSPRMRDVLGTIQADQDAIIRAGSSGALVVDGGPGTGKTVVALHRTAYLLYADPRLGHRRGGVLFVGPHQPYLAYVSDVLPSLGEEEVQTCTLRDLVPEGASAGVETDPEVARLKSSAAMVKAIESAVRFYEEPPSAPLTVSTDEAHIRLRAADWAEAFEASGPGTPHNEARDEVWEELLTILVEKYDGDEPDDLVRASLLRNRELRTAFNRAWPLIEATDLVGDLWSVPAYLRRCAPWLSPDEVRTLQRPDARAWTVSDLPLLDAARQRLGDAEASGRRRRQEAVVAVERARMAAVVDDLIEADTYDDGEGVLSSLRQLDLQDALVDETALPHVEPDLLAGPFAHIVVDEAQEVTDAEWQMLLLRCPSGSFTIVGDRAQARRGFTESWRARLERIGLDRITLTSLTVNYRTPEEVMAEAEPVIRAVLPDANVPTSIRGGGAPVVRGSAADLGPILDTWLAAHAEGTACVIGDPTFRATSRVRSLTPELAKGLEFDLVVLVDPEAFGAGVEGAVDRYVAMTRATRQLVVLTT from the coding sequence CTGACGGCCAGCGCGTTCGACCTTCCCGACCACCTCGCCGCCAAGGCCGATCCGACGCTGATCGCCGCCGACGAGCGGCACTTCGCGGCCGTCGCGCGCAGCATCGAGCAGTCGGGCACCGAGTTGTCCGACCGCCTCGACGCCGAGCGCCGGGCCCCCGGTGGCAAGGGCCGGCAGGCGGTGGACCGGGACATGGAGGTCCGTCGGCTGGCCGCCCGCCTGCGCACACTGCGCCGCTTCGGCGTGGACCTGTGCCTCGGCCGCATGGTCCGCGCCGACGATTGCGCGCCCGTGTACGTCGGGCGACGCGGCCTTACCGACGGCGCGGGCGGACGACTGCTGCTCGACTGGCGTTCCCCCGCGGCCGAGCCGTTCTTCGCGGCGACCCACGCCAACCCGATGGGCCTGGCGAGCCGCCGCCGGTACCGCTGGACGCGCGGCCGGATCACCGACTACTGGGACGAGGTGTTCACCCCGGACGCCCTCGCGGGGCACGCCGCCACGCTCGACGACCAGTCCGCCTTCATCGCCAGCCTGGGCGCCAGCAGGTCGCCGCGGATGCGCGACGTGCTCGGCACGATCCAGGCCGACCAGGACGCCATCATCCGCGCGGGATCGAGCGGGGCGCTCGTCGTGGACGGCGGTCCCGGCACCGGCAAGACCGTCGTCGCGCTGCACCGCACCGCGTACCTGCTCTACGCCGACCCGCGCCTCGGTCACCGCCGGGGCGGCGTGCTGTTCGTCGGGCCGCACCAGCCCTACCTGGCGTACGTCTCCGACGTGCTGCCCAGCCTGGGGGAGGAGGAGGTGCAGACCTGCACCCTGCGCGACCTCGTGCCCGAGGGCGCCTCGGCGGGCGTCGAGACCGACCCGGAGGTGGCCCGGCTGAAGTCGTCGGCGGCGATGGTGAAGGCGATCGAGTCGGCCGTCAGGTTCTACGAGGAGCCGCCGAGCGCACCGCTGACGGTCAGCACGGACGAGGCCCACATCCGGCTGCGCGCCGCCGACTGGGCCGAGGCGTTCGAGGCGTCGGGACCCGGTACGCCCCACAACGAGGCGCGCGACGAGGTCTGGGAGGAACTGCTCACGATCCTGGTGGAGAAGTACGACGGCGACGAGCCCGACGACCTGGTCCGCGCCTCGCTGCTGCGAAACCGGGAGCTGCGTACGGCGTTCAACCGGGCCTGGCCGCTGATCGAGGCGACCGACCTCGTCGGCGACCTGTGGTCGGTGCCCGCCTATCTGCGCCGGTGCGCTCCCTGGCTCAGCCCCGACGAGGTCCGCACGTTGCAGCGCCCCGACGCCCGGGCGTGGACGGTGTCCGACCTGCCGCTGCTGGACGCGGCACGGCAACGGCTCGGCGACGCGGAGGCGTCCGGGCGCCGGCGCCGGCAGGAGGCCGTCGTCGCCGTCGAACGCGCGCGCATGGCCGCCGTCGTCGACGACCTGATCGAGGCCGACACCTACGACGACGGCGAGGGCGTGCTGTCGAGCCTGCGCCAGCTGGACCTCCAGGACGCCCTGGTCGACGAGACCGCCCTGCCCCACGTCGAACCGGACCTGCTCGCCGGACCGTTCGCCCACATCGTGGTGGACGAGGCTCAGGAGGTGACCGACGCCGAGTGGCAGATGCTGCTGCTGCGCTGCCCGTCGGGGAGCTTCACCATCGTCGGGGACCGCGCCCAGGCCCGGCGCGGGTTCACCGAGTCGTGGCGGGCACGGCTGGAGCGCATCGGGCTCGACCGGATCACCCTGACCTCCCTGACCGTCAACTACCGGACGCCGGAAGAGGTCATGGCGGAGGCCGAGCCCGTCATCCGGGCCGTGCTCCCCGACGCCAACGTGCCGACCTCCATCCGCGGCGGCGGCGCTCCCGTCGTACGCGGATCCGCCGCCGACCTGGGTCCGATCCTCGACACGTGGCTCGCCGCGCACGCCGAGGGGACCGCGTGCGTCATCGGCGATCCCACGTTCCGGGCGACGTCCCGGGTCCGGTCGCTGACGCCGGAGCTGGCGAAGGGGCTCGAGTTCGACCTGGTCGTCCTCGTCGACCCGGAGGCCTTCGGCGCAGGCGTCGAGGGAGCGGTCGACCGCTACGTGGCGATGACCCGGGCGACCCGGCAACTCGTCGTCCTCACCACGTGA
- a CDS encoding DEAD/DEAH box helicase: protein MTLTAALPTSADPDTLFDAFAGWAKERGLDLYPHQEEAVIEIVSGANLIMNTPTGSGKSLVAIAAHFAALADDRTTFYTAPIKALVSEKFFALCEVFGADNVGMLTGDASVNADAPIICCTAEILANLALREGERADVGQVIMDEFHFYAEPDRGWAWQVPLIELPQAQFVLMSATLGDTTRFVDDLTRRTGRPTAVVRSAERPVPLIFSYAMTPLHETLEELLETKQAPVYVVHFTQAAALERAQALMSVNVCTRAEKDMIATAIGNFRFTSGFGKTLSRLVRHGIGVHHAGMLPKYRRLVETLAQAGLLKVICGTDTLGVGINVPIRTVLFTGLSKYDGVRTRLLKAREFHQIAGRAGRAGFDTVGRVVVQAPEHVIENEKALAKAGDDPKKRRKVVRKKPPEGSIGWGRPTFDRLVEAEPEPLTSSFHVSHSMLLNVIGRPGDAFAAMRHLLTDNHEERAAQRRHVRRAIAIYRALRAGGVVEQLDEPDETGRRVRLTVDLQLDFALNQPLSPLALATIELLDVESPAYALDVLSVVESILDDPRQVLSAQQFKARGEAVAAMKAEGIEYEARLELLDGVTWPKPLAELLDSAYEMYRQGHPWVADHQLSPKSVVRDMYERAMTFTEYVQFYGLTRSEGLVLRYLADAYKTLRQTVPEDAKTEELIDLIEWLGELVRQVDSSLIDEWERLRNPTDAAEAAEALDDRVPAVTRNARAFRVLVRNALFRRVELAALRRWYDLGELDAASGWDADAWADALEPYFEAYDSIGVGPDARGPALLMIEQGRERWTVRQILDDPDEDHDWGISAEVDLAASDEAGAAVVRITSVGQL from the coding sequence ATGACGCTCACCGCCGCGCTGCCGACAAGCGCCGACCCCGACACCCTCTTCGACGCGTTCGCCGGCTGGGCGAAGGAGCGCGGCCTCGACCTCTATCCCCATCAGGAGGAGGCGGTCATCGAGATCGTCTCCGGCGCCAACCTGATCATGAACACGCCGACCGGGTCCGGCAAGAGCCTGGTCGCCATCGCGGCGCACTTCGCGGCCCTGGCCGACGACCGGACGACCTTCTACACCGCCCCGATCAAGGCGCTGGTGTCGGAGAAGTTCTTCGCCCTCTGCGAGGTCTTCGGCGCCGACAACGTCGGCATGCTGACCGGCGACGCCAGCGTCAACGCCGACGCGCCGATCATCTGCTGCACCGCCGAGATCCTGGCCAACCTCGCGCTACGCGAGGGCGAGCGCGCCGACGTCGGCCAGGTGATCATGGACGAGTTCCACTTCTACGCCGAGCCCGACCGGGGCTGGGCGTGGCAGGTGCCGCTGATCGAGCTGCCGCAGGCGCAGTTCGTCCTGATGTCCGCCACGCTGGGCGACACCACCCGCTTCGTCGACGACCTGACCCGGCGCACCGGCCGGCCCACCGCCGTCGTCCGCTCCGCCGAGCGGCCGGTTCCGCTGATCTTCTCGTACGCGATGACGCCGCTGCACGAGACCCTCGAGGAGCTGCTGGAGACGAAGCAGGCACCCGTCTACGTCGTGCACTTCACCCAGGCCGCCGCCCTGGAACGCGCACAGGCCCTGATGAGCGTCAACGTCTGCACCCGCGCCGAGAAGGACATGATCGCCACCGCGATCGGAAACTTCCGGTTCACCTCCGGCTTCGGCAAGACCCTGTCCCGGCTGGTGCGGCACGGCATCGGCGTGCACCACGCCGGGATGCTGCCCAAGTACCGCCGGCTCGTCGAGACCCTGGCCCAGGCCGGCCTACTCAAGGTCATCTGCGGCACCGACACCCTCGGGGTGGGCATCAACGTGCCCATCCGCACCGTGCTGTTCACCGGCCTGTCCAAGTACGACGGGGTGCGCACCCGGCTGCTCAAGGCCCGCGAGTTCCACCAGATCGCCGGGCGCGCCGGGCGGGCCGGGTTCGACACCGTCGGCCGGGTCGTCGTGCAGGCCCCCGAGCACGTCATCGAGAACGAGAAGGCGCTCGCCAAGGCCGGCGACGACCCGAAGAAGCGGCGCAAGGTGGTGCGCAAGAAGCCGCCGGAGGGGTCGATCGGCTGGGGTAGGCCCACCTTCGACCGCCTCGTCGAGGCCGAGCCGGAGCCGCTGACCTCCAGCTTCCACGTCAGTCACTCGATGCTGCTCAACGTCATCGGCCGCCCCGGCGACGCGTTCGCCGCGATGCGCCACCTGCTCACCGACAACCACGAGGAGCGTGCCGCCCAGCGCCGGCACGTCCGCCGCGCCATCGCCATCTACCGGGCGCTGCGCGCGGGCGGCGTCGTCGAGCAGCTCGACGAGCCCGACGAGACCGGCCGGCGGGTCCGCCTCACCGTCGACCTCCAGCTCGACTTCGCCCTCAACCAGCCGCTCTCCCCGCTGGCGCTGGCCACTATCGAGCTGCTCGACGTCGAGTCCCCCGCGTACGCCCTCGACGTGCTCTCGGTGGTCGAGTCGATCCTCGACGACCCGCGCCAGGTGCTCTCCGCGCAGCAGTTCAAGGCCCGCGGCGAGGCGGTCGCCGCCATGAAGGCGGAGGGCATCGAGTACGAGGCCCGCCTCGAACTGCTCGACGGCGTGACCTGGCCGAAGCCCCTCGCGGAACTGCTGGACTCGGCGTACGAGATGTACCGGCAGGGGCACCCGTGGGTGGCCGACCACCAGCTCTCCCCCAAGTCGGTCGTGCGGGACATGTACGAGCGGGCGATGACCTTCACCGAGTACGTGCAGTTCTACGGGCTGACCCGATCCGAGGGCCTCGTGCTGCGCTACCTCGCCGACGCGTACAAGACGCTGCGGCAGACGGTGCCCGAGGACGCCAAGACCGAGGAGCTGATCGACCTCATCGAGTGGCTCGGCGAGCTGGTCCGGCAGGTGGACTCCAGCCTCATCGACGAGTGGGAGCGGCTGCGCAACCCCACCGACGCCGCCGAGGCCGCCGAGGCGCTGGACGACCGGGTGCCGGCGGTCACCCGCAACGCCCGCGCCTTCCGGGTGCTGGTGCGCAACGCCCTGTTCCGCCGCGTCGAGCTGGCCGCCCTGCGCCGCTGGTACGACCTCGGCGAGCTGGACGCCGCGTCGGGCTGGGACGCGGACGCCTGGGCCGACGCCCTGGAGCCGTACTTCGAGGCGTACGACTCCATCGGGGTGGGGCCGGACGCCCGCGGCCCCGCGCTGCTGATGATCGAGCAGGGTCGGGAACGGTGGACGGTCCGGCAGATCCTCGACGACCCCGACGAGGACCACGACTGGGGCATCAGCGCCGAGGTCGACCTCGCGGCCTCCGACGAGGCGGGCGCGGCGGTCGTCCGGATCACCTCGGTCGGGCAGCTCTGA
- a CDS encoding class F sortase, with the protein MATTPAPQPAAAAARGPRPPGRRPWSVPLAVVLVLAGVFATGAGLGRTAGPLDWAAGGGQERPARSESGALSASRPVRLSVPAIEVSAAVAPVGQARDGSIAVPPLERADETGWYDRGPTPGEPGPSVIVGHVDTKRGPAVFHDLHKLRPGDTVDVTRADGSVVVFKVDSVEHFPKERLPAERVYGDEGPPGLRLITCGGDWLGGRTGYADNIIAFATLLSSRPA; encoded by the coding sequence ATGGCCACCACGCCCGCCCCGCAGCCGGCCGCCGCAGCGGCCCGGGGGCCACGGCCGCCCGGACGCCGCCCCTGGTCGGTGCCGCTGGCGGTGGTGCTGGTGCTGGCCGGGGTCTTCGCCACCGGCGCGGGACTGGGGCGCACCGCCGGGCCGCTCGACTGGGCCGCCGGCGGCGGGCAGGAGCGGCCGGCGCGCAGCGAGAGCGGGGCACTGTCGGCCAGCCGGCCGGTGCGCCTGTCGGTTCCCGCGATCGAGGTGTCCGCCGCGGTCGCCCCCGTGGGTCAGGCCCGGGACGGGTCGATCGCCGTACCGCCGCTGGAGCGCGCCGACGAGACCGGCTGGTACGACCGGGGCCCCACCCCGGGCGAGCCGGGCCCGTCGGTCATCGTCGGGCACGTGGACACCAAGCGCGGCCCGGCGGTCTTCCACGACCTGCACAAACTGCGCCCGGGCGACACCGTCGACGTGACCCGGGCCGACGGCTCGGTCGTGGTGTTCAAGGTCGACTCCGTGGAGCACTTCCCCAAGGAGCGGCTGCCGGCGGAACGGGTCTACGGCGACGAGGGCCCGCCGGGACTGCGCCTGATCACCTGCGGCGGCGACTGGCTCGGCGGCCGGACGGGCTACGCCGACAACATCATCGCCTTCGCCACCCTGCTCTCCTCCCGTCCCGCCTGA
- the trmB gene encoding tRNA (guanosine(46)-N7)-methyltransferase TrmB encodes MTSTDFPAAVPAPPAARTIRTFHPRRGRMSSRQTEALDRLWPVYGLHVPERPGTPVDLAALFGRRAPLVLEIGSGMGDTTAEMAAADPDRDYLAVEVHTPGIANLLDLVERHGLRNVRVAQGDALDLVAGLPEASLDAVHVFFPDPWPKSRHHKRRIIQPAHVALLRSRLAPGGTLHCATDWAEYAEAMRATLDADPGLVDAHDGFAPRPAHRPVTKFERRALRADRPIFDLIHRRS; translated from the coding sequence GTGACCTCCACCGACTTCCCCGCCGCCGTCCCCGCGCCGCCCGCCGCCCGGACGATCCGGACCTTCCACCCGCGCCGTGGCCGGATGAGCAGCCGCCAGACGGAGGCCCTCGATCGGCTCTGGCCGGTCTACGGCCTGCACGTCCCGGAGCGGCCCGGCACGCCCGTGGACCTGGCCGCCCTGTTCGGCCGACGGGCCCCGCTGGTGCTGGAGATCGGTTCCGGGATGGGCGACACCACGGCCGAGATGGCCGCCGCCGACCCCGACCGAGATTATCTGGCGGTCGAGGTGCACACGCCCGGAATCGCCAACCTGCTGGACCTGGTGGAGCGGCACGGCCTGCGCAACGTACGGGTGGCCCAGGGCGACGCCCTTGACCTCGTGGCGGGCCTGCCGGAGGCGTCGCTGGACGCCGTGCACGTCTTCTTCCCCGACCCCTGGCCCAAGTCCCGGCACCACAAGCGGCGGATCATCCAGCCGGCCCACGTCGCGCTGCTGCGCTCCCGGCTGGCGCCCGGCGGCACCCTGCACTGCGCCACCGACTGGGCCGAGTACGCCGAGGCGATGCGGGCCACCCTGGACGCCGACCCGGGGCTGGTCGACGCGCACGACGGCTTCGCGCCCCGCCCCGCCCACCGCCCGGTCACCAAGTTCGAGCGCCGGGCCCTGCGGGCGGACCGCCCGATCTTCGACCTGATCCACCGCCGGTCGTGA
- a CDS encoding peptidase M23 yields MPDDRTLDDQLTPSEPIDRSDDTPSCDRSTSLRAAAAYARLLTRGPARARIVLATGVLCCLGLTAVAQGARDGSADATPAAAPSALAERAEPDPASRGLERVAVSASPTRTVDPDTTTPAPKKTTRKPVDPAPVVGLDNAQMENAEEIVRTGREMGMPRRALVIAVATAMQESNLYNVASGVLPESREYPHQGIGWDHDSVGLFQQRSSSGWGEVGDLMDPEFATRQFLSALARVPGWQQMRLTDAAQAVQISAYPEHYAKHEWRATKVVAACLEAGQ; encoded by the coding sequence ATGCCTGACGACCGCACCCTCGATGACCAGCTCACCCCGAGCGAGCCGATCGACCGTTCGGACGATACCCCCTCGTGCGATCGGTCAACCAGCCTGCGCGCCGCTGCGGCGTACGCCCGCCTGCTGACGCGCGGGCCCGCCCGGGCCCGGATCGTCCTCGCCACCGGCGTCCTTTGCTGCCTCGGACTGACCGCCGTCGCGCAGGGCGCGCGGGACGGATCCGCCGACGCCACACCCGCCGCTGCCCCCTCCGCGCTCGCCGAGCGCGCCGAGCCGGACCCGGCCTCTCGCGGTCTGGAACGCGTCGCCGTCTCCGCCAGCCCCACCCGAACCGTCGACCCGGACACCACCACCCCCGCCCCGAAGAAGACCACCCGCAAGCCGGTCGACCCCGCCCCGGTGGTCGGGCTCGACAACGCCCAGATGGAGAACGCCGAGGAGATCGTGCGGACCGGACGCGAGATGGGGATGCCCCGGCGCGCGCTGGTGATCGCGGTCGCCACCGCGATGCAGGAGAGCAACCTCTACAACGTCGCCAGCGGGGTGCTCCCCGAGTCGCGCGAGTACCCGCACCAGGGCATCGGGTGGGACCACGACTCGGTCGGGCTGTTCCAGCAGCGCTCCAGCAGCGGCTGGGGCGAGGTCGGCGACCTGATGGACCCGGAGTTCGCCACCCGGCAGTTCCTCTCGGCGCTGGCGCGGGTGCCGGGCTGGCAGCAGATGCGGCTCACCGATGCCGCCCAGGCGGTGCAGATCTCCGCCTACCCGGAGCACTACGCCAAGCACGAGTGGCGCGCCACCAAGGTCGTCGCGGCGTGCCTGGAGGCCGGACAGTAG
- a CDS encoding proteasome assembly chaperone family protein produces MLDPHELYELTDDLPDLGQPVLIQTLTGFVDAGSATRLAREQLLTSLDARPIARFDVDQLFDYRSRRPVMTFVEDHWESYDAPALELHLLRDDDETPFLLLTGPEPDLQWERFVAAIAGISARLDVRLTVGLNSIPMAVPHTRPAGVTAHATRRELIAGYEPWLQRVQVPGSVGHLLEYRLGELGRDALGFAAHVPHYVAQTEYPAAAEVLLASVSRSTGLLLPRDGLRSAAEVVRVEIDRQVAQTDDAAQLVQALEEQYDAFARGRGEKNLLAAEVGPLPTADELGAELERFLAEQTRPGDTPGS; encoded by the coding sequence GTGCTCGACCCACACGAGCTCTACGAGCTCACCGACGATCTGCCCGACCTCGGTCAGCCGGTGCTGATCCAGACCCTCACCGGCTTCGTCGACGCCGGCAGCGCCACCCGACTGGCCAGGGAGCAGCTGCTCACCTCCCTGGACGCCCGCCCCATCGCCCGGTTCGACGTCGACCAGCTCTTCGACTACCGCTCGCGCCGGCCGGTGATGACCTTCGTCGAGGACCACTGGGAGTCGTACGACGCCCCGGCGCTGGAGCTGCACCTGCTCCGCGACGACGACGAGACGCCCTTCCTGCTGCTCACCGGCCCGGAGCCGGACCTTCAGTGGGAGCGTTTCGTGGCCGCGATCGCCGGAATCTCGGCGCGGCTGGACGTCCGGCTCACCGTCGGGCTCAACTCGATCCCGATGGCCGTGCCGCACACCCGGCCGGCCGGGGTGACCGCGCACGCCACCCGCCGCGAGCTGATCGCCGGCTACGAGCCGTGGTTGCAGCGCGTGCAGGTGCCTGGCAGCGTCGGCCACCTGCTGGAGTACCGCCTCGGTGAGCTGGGCCGCGACGCCCTCGGCTTCGCCGCCCACGTGCCGCACTACGTGGCGCAGACCGAGTACCCGGCCGCCGCCGAGGTGCTGCTCGCCTCCGTGTCGCGCAGCACCGGGCTGCTGCTGCCCCGCGACGGCCTGCGCTCGGCGGCCGAGGTGGTCCGGGTAGAGATCGACCGGCAGGTCGCCCAGACCGACGACGCCGCCCAACTGGTGCAGGCCCTGGAGGAGCAGTACGACGCGTTCGCGCGCGGCCGGGGCGAGAAGAACCTGCTCGCCGCCGAGGTCGGGCCGCTGCCCACCGCCGACGAGCTGGGCGCCGAGCTGGAGCGGTTCCTGGCCGAGCAGACCCGCCCGGGCGACACCCCGGGCAGCTGA
- a CDS encoding antibiotic biosynthesis monooxygenase family protein produces MAVVKINAIDVPPGAGEELEKRFAARAGAVENSPGFLGFELLRPVAGENRYFVYTRWESEEAYQAWAAGPSRAAHAGEKRPPVASGATLLEFEVVQQVPGRS; encoded by the coding sequence ATGGCAGTCGTGAAGATCAACGCGATCGACGTCCCGCCCGGTGCCGGCGAGGAGCTGGAGAAGCGGTTCGCCGCCCGGGCCGGGGCGGTGGAGAACTCCCCCGGATTCCTCGGCTTCGAGCTGCTGCGCCCGGTGGCCGGGGAGAACCGGTACTTCGTGTACACCCGCTGGGAGAGCGAGGAGGCCTACCAGGCATGGGCGGCCGGCCCGTCGCGCGCCGCCCACGCCGGCGAGAAACGTCCCCCGGTCGCCTCCGGCGCCACCCTCCTGGAGTTCGAGGTCGTCCAGCAGGTCCCCGGCCGATCCTGA
- a CDS encoding exodeoxyribonuclease III has protein sequence MRLATWNVNSVKARLPRLLDWLAGTGPDVVCLQETKCPDGAFPTAEVGELGYTVASHSDGRWNGVAILSRVGLADVTVGFPGEPGFPDPEARAISATCDGVRVWSVYVPNGRAPDDPHYAYKLAWFAALRDALEAELTGGLPLAVCGDFNVAPTDADVWDPAVFTHSTHVTPAERAALAALRDLGLSDVVPTPMKGPHPFTYWDYRAGMFHQNKGMRIDLVYASAPFARAVRSAYVDREARKGKGPSDHAPIVLDADLVPAVESF, from the coding sequence ATGCGTCTGGCGACCTGGAACGTGAACTCGGTGAAGGCCCGCCTGCCCCGGCTGCTGGACTGGTTGGCCGGCACCGGGCCGGACGTCGTCTGCCTCCAGGAGACGAAGTGCCCGGACGGCGCCTTCCCGACCGCCGAGGTGGGCGAGCTGGGCTACACGGTGGCCAGCCACAGCGACGGCCGGTGGAACGGGGTGGCCATCCTGTCCCGGGTCGGCCTGGCCGACGTGACGGTGGGGTTCCCCGGCGAACCGGGCTTCCCCGATCCGGAGGCCCGGGCCATCTCGGCGACCTGCGACGGGGTCCGGGTCTGGTCGGTGTACGTGCCGAACGGCCGGGCCCCGGACGACCCGCACTACGCGTACAAGCTGGCCTGGTTCGCAGCGCTGCGCGACGCGCTGGAGGCGGAGCTGACCGGCGGCCTGCCGTTGGCGGTCTGCGGCGACTTCAACGTGGCGCCCACCGACGCCGACGTCTGGGACCCGGCGGTCTTCACCCACTCCACGCACGTCACCCCGGCGGAGCGGGCGGCCCTCGCGGCGCTGCGCGACCTCGGGCTCTCCGACGTGGTGCCCACCCCGATGAAGGGCCCGCACCCGTTCACCTACTGGGACTACCGGGCGGGCATGTTCCACCAGAACAAGGGCATGCGGATCGACCTCGTGTACGCCTCGGCGCCGTTCGCCCGGGCGGTCCGCTCGGCGTACGTGGACCGGGAGGCCCGCAAGGGCAAGGGCCCCTCCGACCACGCGCCGATCGTCCTCGACGCCGACCTGGTTCCGGCGGTCGAGTCGTTCTGA